Proteins encoded together in one Lathyrus oleraceus cultivar Zhongwan6 chromosome 5, CAAS_Psat_ZW6_1.0, whole genome shotgun sequence window:
- the LOC127079677 gene encoding BTB/POZ domain-containing protein At2g13690 — MESSYRRRHRTWCCSFAVPPSSPDNPPFKPRRPKPEAQSKPAFSSSVPNSPQSSKSSSRIVARIDPRRILSPGRVSPIEDALPDPSPVLDSAPRSRSFRAPVANPIPPPPMNSAADVTVGISDGFDVRMSLRGKSGGCVVLELNSVILCANSEVFAGLIGDYRKGNSSSGSNKMCRIEVPEVDNLGVFRETIELMFEDDVPKRLLNIGVYRSIDVLEVSAGIMFTKGVLSCLQYLEAVPWTEEEEEKLRNLFTRFKFDDETTRDILGRLYLHDSDDSKPNVASQLVWSITTCVNANARNELKSLVKGLVCKSSVYEKNHLDLSKDDLYSVCHSCIDSLISLFEEALGTVPNERLTKKDMNKPMIERISTQVDNINWLLEIMLDGQIAEDFVDIWSDQHRLLKMHDNASPMVRYELSRVSAILFVAMATRKLQCRLEARSGLLQAWFAPMLLDFGWLQRCRKGLDIKVLQEAMGQTLLTLPLKQQHTLFMEWFHHFSRHGTECPNLSKAFQIWWRRSFLRGSETHAIESR, encoded by the exons ATGGAGTCTTCCTATCGCCGCCGACACCGTACATGGTGTTGCTCTTTCGCGGTTCCACCGTCAAGCCCAGATAACCCACCGTTCAAACCGCGCAGGCCCAAGCCCGAGGCCCAATCCAAGCCCGCTTTCTCCTCCTCCGTACCGAACTCCCCTCAGAGTTCCAAATCCAGCTCCCGCATTGTCGCTCGGATCGACCCTCGCCGGATCTTATCCCCCGGTAGAGTCTCCCCCATCGAAGATGCTCTTCCCGATCCCTCTCCGGTTCTCGATTCCGCTCCACGATCTCGAAGCTTCCGCGCTCCTGTCGCCAACCCCATTCCACCGCCTCCGATGAACTCCGCCGCTGACGTCACTGTCGGCATCAGCGACGGATTCGACGTGAGGATGAGTTTGAGAGGGAAGAGCGGTGGTTGTGTTGTTCTGGAACTGAATTCGGTGATTCTTTGCGCTAACTCAGAGGTTTTTGCGGGGTTGATTGGGGATTATAGAAAGGGTAATTCTTCAAGTGGTAGTAATAAAATGTGTAGAATTGAAGTTCCCGAAGTTGATAATTTGGGAGTTTTCAGAGAAACTATTGAGCTTATGTTTGAAGATGATGTTCCTAAAAGGCTTCTCAATATTGGTGTTTATCGATCCATTGATGTTTTGGAG GTGTCTGCGGGCATCATGTTCACCAAGGGTGTTTTGTCCTGTTTACAATACCTTGAGGCTGTTCCTTGGAcagaagaggaagaagagaaATTAAGAAACCTGTTTACGAGATTTAAGTTTGATGATGAAACTACAAGGGACATCTTAGGAAGGCTTTACTTGCACGATTCAGATGATTCAAAACCGAACGTAGCTAGTCAACTCGTTTGGTCCATCACCACTTGTGTCAATGCCAATGCAAGAAATGAGTTGAAATCACTAGTTAAGGGTCTTGTTTGTAAAAGCTCGGTGTACGAGAAGAATCATCTTGACTTAAGCAAAGACGATCTCTATTCTGTTTGCCACTCGTGCATTGACTCGCTGATCAGCCTCTTTGAGGAGGCACTAGGTACCGTCCCTAATGAAAGATTGACAAAGAAAGACATGAATAAACCAATGATTGAACGTATCTCAACACAGGTTGATAACATCAACTGGTTGTTGGAAATCATGCTTGATGGACAAATAGCAGAGGATTTTGTGGATATATGGTCTGATCAGCACCGACTTCTTAAAATGCATGATAACGCATCCCCTATGGTTAGATATGAACTCAGTAGAGTTTCAGCAATTCTGTTTGTTGCCATGGCTACAAGAAAATTGCAATGTCGGTTGGAAGCTAGATCGGGGCTTCTCCAAGCATGGTTTGCACCTATGTTGTTAGACTTTGGTTGGTTGCAGAGATGCAGAAAAGGGCTTGATATAAAGGTTTTGCAAGAAGCAATGGGTCAGACACTTCTTACATTGCCTCTAAAACAACAACACACTTTGTTCATGGAATGGTTTCATCACTTCTCAAGGCATGGCACTGAATGTCCTAATCTAAGCAAAGCATTCCAAATTTGGTGGCGTAGATCATTTTTAAGAGGCTCTGAAACTCATGCCATTGAATCAAGATAA